A section of the Leptospira kobayashii genome encodes:
- a CDS encoding helix-turn-helix domain-containing protein — MNTKRVGQIIKEAREEKKLSVKDVAKDTNIAAKYIIALETEDYSQFPAETFALGFLKNYASYLKLDTAMLLNLYRGEQIEESQAPLEELTRPTTSSFTLDRNKLITIVSVALFVISAYIIYLSFQESGSSIADEETTTSSSESTPVSSAEIPSGINFVSQSVPENASVPFILTEDRGVSFSVNNQQCKMFIKGVQGGKAIIGFNIFPEKNVYSFQSAEGEETVLSYKIAELSALRRDIRVVTQAVTEKSAKVLVTLKEEREGVASKPVGDVPIQVTLFFSKPSYVEFVIDGQMGERGLVSAGEVKHLEARDRLEMKVGDGGAVEMVQNGKERSVLGKPGKLVKKIFIRKQNPYDSTQSIIGELGE; from the coding sequence TTGAATACGAAAAGAGTAGGCCAAATCATAAAAGAAGCCAGAGAGGAAAAAAAACTCTCTGTAAAAGATGTAGCTAAAGATACGAATATCGCAGCGAAGTACATCATTGCCTTGGAAACGGAAGATTATTCCCAGTTTCCAGCGGAAACGTTCGCACTTGGATTTTTAAAGAATTACGCCAGTTATTTGAAATTGGACACTGCGATGTTACTCAATTTGTACCGCGGCGAACAAATAGAAGAATCGCAAGCACCTTTGGAAGAACTTACCCGGCCTACGACTTCCAGCTTCACTTTGGATCGCAACAAACTCATCACGATCGTTTCCGTTGCCTTGTTTGTTATATCGGCTTATATCATCTACTTGAGTTTTCAAGAATCGGGCTCCTCCATCGCCGATGAAGAGACAACAACTTCATCCTCCGAATCCACCCCCGTATCTTCCGCCGAGATTCCTTCCGGAATCAATTTTGTTTCTCAAAGTGTTCCCGAAAATGCAAGTGTCCCTTTCATCCTAACAGAAGATAGGGGAGTGTCTTTCAGCGTGAACAACCAACAATGTAAGATGTTCATTAAGGGAGTTCAAGGCGGAAAGGCCATCATAGGATTCAATATTTTCCCTGAAAAGAACGTATATAGTTTTCAATCCGCCGAAGGAGAAGAGACTGTTCTTTCCTATAAAATAGCGGAACTTTCCGCTCTTCGCCGTGATATCAGAGTTGTGACTCAAGCAGTGACCGAAAAATCAGCGAAAGTACTCGTGACTCTCAAAGAAGAAAGAGAAGGAGTCGCCTCCAAACCGGTAGGAGATGTTCCCATTCAGGTTACATTGTTTTTCTCTAAACCTAGTTATGTGGAATTCGTAATCGACGGTCAAATGGGAGAAAGAGGACTTGTTTCTGCGGGTGAGGTCAAACATTTGGAAGCAAGAGACCGCCTGGAAATGAAAGTTGGTGACGGTGGTGCGGTAGAAATGGTTCAAAACGGAAAAGAAAGATCCGTTCTGGGCAAGCCTGGCAAACTCGTGAAAAAGATATTCATACGCAAACAAAATCCTTATGATTCTACCCAGTCCATCATTGGGGAGTTAGGCGAATAA
- a CDS encoding MiaB/RimO family radical SAM methylthiotransferase, protein MPKTKEKEDTLPKSFYITTLGCPKNTVDSMSMHQSLLKEGLLPANDPEASDFHLINTCTFIQDATKETIQTILDSIDLKKKNNQKLVVVGCFAERAGKEISDDLPEVDLHFGTGKYDQAGDILKKTFPLDFKEIKEFNEDILERLTLSNSIENYSKPYSYVKISDGCNRGCHFCIIPNLRGKFRDSSEESVLSDTRRAIAAGAKEIALVSQDTVFYGKDTDKLLGLIESVSEVEGLQILRLLYLYPDKKTERLLDLYGKIDKIAPYLESPLQHVSKSVLKSMNRTGEYSYFKSLFEKARSVKPGLEIRTSFILGFPGETMADVDEIIRFIQDVKPEKVNLFPYSPQEGTKGFDLEGKLKDKEISKRVNLVRDAYLEVLKDTHQSRIGKIYPAIVDEVTEEGATVRRFQDAPEIDEVVFVEDRNLQVGQIGKVRVESFFELDMAGSWVA, encoded by the coding sequence ATGCCGAAGACCAAGGAAAAGGAAGACACACTCCCTAAGTCGTTTTATATTACGACTCTGGGGTGTCCCAAAAATACAGTCGATTCCATGAGCATGCACCAGTCTCTTTTAAAAGAGGGACTGCTTCCTGCAAATGATCCTGAAGCGAGTGATTTTCACCTGATCAATACTTGTACTTTTATCCAAGACGCAACCAAGGAAACGATCCAAACGATACTTGATTCCATTGATTTGAAAAAAAAAAATAATCAAAAACTGGTAGTAGTAGGGTGTTTTGCCGAACGTGCGGGCAAAGAAATCTCGGATGATCTTCCGGAAGTAGATCTTCATTTCGGAACAGGGAAATACGATCAAGCCGGAGATATTTTAAAAAAGACATTCCCTCTCGATTTCAAAGAAATCAAGGAATTCAACGAAGACATTTTGGAAAGACTCACTCTTTCCAATTCCATTGAAAATTATTCCAAACCTTATTCTTATGTAAAAATTTCCGACGGATGCAACCGTGGTTGCCATTTTTGCATCATTCCGAATTTAAGGGGAAAGTTCAGGGATTCTTCCGAGGAATCAGTGTTAAGCGATACTCGCCGTGCAATCGCTGCCGGTGCAAAAGAAATCGCACTTGTTTCGCAGGATACCGTGTTCTACGGAAAAGACACTGATAAATTGCTCGGGTTGATTGAGTCCGTTTCCGAAGTGGAAGGGCTTCAGATTTTAAGATTATTATACCTTTATCCTGACAAAAAAACGGAAAGGCTTTTGGATCTTTACGGCAAAATCGACAAGATCGCTCCTTACCTGGAATCTCCTCTCCAGCACGTATCCAAATCCGTTCTGAAATCAATGAACCGAACCGGAGAGTATTCCTATTTCAAATCTTTGTTTGAAAAAGCAAGATCGGTAAAGCCGGGGCTTGAGATCCGCACTTCTTTTATCTTGGGTTTCCCGGGTGAAACTATGGCGGATGTGGATGAGATCATTCGATTCATCCAAGATGTAAAACCGGAAAAGGTAAATCTATTTCCTTACTCTCCTCAGGAAGGAACCAAAGGTTTTGATTTGGAAGGTAAGCTCAAAGACAAAGAGATTTCCAAACGTGTGAATTTGGTGAGAGACGCTTATCTGGAAGTTTTAAAAGACACACACCAATCCAGGATCGGCAAAATATATCCTGCCATCGTGGATGAAGTCACGGAAGAGGGAGCAACTGTTAGGAGATTTCAGGACGCACCTGAGATTGATGAAGTTGTTTTTGTGGAAGATCGTAATTTACAAGTCGGCCAGATCGGAAAAGTGCGAGTGGAATCCTTTTTCGAATTGGATATGGCAGGTTCTTGGGTAGCTTAA
- the pgsA gene encoding CDP-diacylglycerol--glycerol-3-phosphate 3-phosphatidyltransferase has product MEDWKTIANIPNLLTVLRVLALPFFIFALFQKEINYQIFAFVLFALASITDLVDGYLARKWNQQTEFGKFLDPLADKFLVIGCFITFLFIHEPIEVWMVVLIIGRDMLITFLRYIAVRSGTSLRTTMMGKVKTAFQMGAILIILVIFMLISGKRRAMINDMYSLGRTAGLSTFEIACANAHGFVDLVSSEKEKESSEVFTSIASFVPYFGMLFTTIITVISGLRYIFTNYKLLGFSNLRRIFYDRIKS; this is encoded by the coding sequence ATGGAAGATTGGAAAACAATAGCAAATATCCCTAATTTACTTACCGTACTTAGAGTTCTCGCGCTTCCTTTTTTTATTTTTGCGCTCTTTCAAAAGGAAATCAATTATCAGATTTTCGCTTTTGTACTGTTTGCATTGGCATCTATCACGGATTTGGTGGATGGATACTTAGCGCGTAAATGGAATCAACAAACAGAGTTTGGAAAATTTTTAGATCCGCTTGCCGATAAGTTTTTGGTAATCGGTTGTTTCATTACGTTTTTATTCATTCATGAGCCGATTGAAGTTTGGATGGTGGTACTCATCATCGGTCGTGATATGTTGATTACTTTTTTACGCTATATTGCTGTGCGTTCAGGAACTTCTTTACGAACCACGATGATGGGAAAAGTAAAAACAGCATTTCAAATGGGTGCGATTTTGATCATACTTGTGATCTTTATGCTGATTTCGGGCAAAAGAAGAGCGATGATCAACGATATGTATTCCCTAGGCAGAACCGCCGGACTGAGTACGTTTGAAATCGCTTGCGCCAATGCGCATGGATTTGTGGATTTAGTCAGTTCGGAAAAGGAAAAAGAAAGTTCGGAAGTTTTCACATCCATTGCTTCTTTCGTTCCTTATTTCGGAATGTTATTCACTACGATCATCACAGTGATTTCCGGGCTTCGTTATATTTTTACCAATTACAAGCTGCTTGGTTTTTCCAATTTGAGAAGGATTTTTTATGACAGAATTAAATCTTAG
- the trpD gene encoding anthranilate phosphoribosyltransferase codes for MTELNLREILNKAISKAHLTKEESKFFLNEVMNGKVSEILLASFLTALKQKGETLEELVGFVSAMRENAEKPTSRFDFDFIDTCGTGGDGRGSFNISTLSAFTLAALGAKVAKHGNRSVSSLSGSSDILQSVGYDFERPKEDLEAEFTRTGFVFLFAPAWHPSMKYAGPVRKELGFRTFFNLIGPLSNPFRPAFQVVGVYEKALLSTVSGILKELGSKRSIVCHSEDGLDEFSIFAPTDYSYFDGKTTQSLRFDPKSLPLKKQIEPKDVFANSKEESFRLFSEVLSGKETSGTDMVALNAGAGLFVLGRVESIEEGFGLAKQSILEKKVLKFTQETLNLTLAVSSLDK; via the coding sequence ATGACAGAATTAAATCTTAGGGAAATTTTAAACAAAGCCATCTCAAAAGCCCATTTAACAAAAGAAGAATCAAAATTCTTTTTGAATGAAGTAATGAATGGAAAGGTTTCCGAGATCTTACTCGCTTCCTTTCTCACCGCGTTGAAACAAAAAGGGGAAACCTTGGAAGAGTTAGTCGGCTTTGTTTCCGCAATGCGGGAAAATGCGGAAAAACCTACATCCCGGTTTGATTTTGATTTTATAGATACTTGCGGAACAGGGGGGGACGGAAGAGGTTCTTTCAATATCTCCACTCTTTCCGCTTTTACTTTGGCGGCTTTGGGTGCCAAAGTCGCAAAACATGGAAACAGATCAGTGTCTTCACTTTCCGGTTCTTCCGATATTTTACAATCCGTAGGATACGATTTTGAAAGACCGAAAGAGGATCTGGAAGCCGAATTTACCCGGACAGGGTTTGTGTTTTTATTTGCCCCGGCTTGGCATCCGTCCATGAAGTATGCAGGTCCCGTTCGAAAAGAATTGGGCTTTCGCACTTTTTTCAATCTGATCGGACCTCTTTCCAATCCTTTTCGACCTGCATTTCAAGTGGTCGGGGTCTATGAAAAAGCCTTACTTTCGACTGTTTCCGGGATTCTGAAGGAACTGGGGAGCAAACGATCCATTGTCTGCCACTCTGAGGATGGTTTGGATGAATTTTCCATTTTCGCCCCGACCGATTACAGCTACTTTGACGGAAAAACTACGCAGAGTTTGCGTTTTGACCCAAAATCCCTTCCTTTGAAAAAACAGATTGAACCTAAGGATGTCTTTGCAAATTCTAAAGAAGAATCTTTTCGACTTTTTTCGGAGGTTCTATCGGGAAAAGAAACTTCCGGTACCGATATGGTGGCTTTGAATGCGGGAGCAGGGCTTTTTGTTTTGGGCAGAGTGGAAAGCATAGAAGAAGGTTTCGGACTCGCTAAACAGTCGATTTTAGAGAAAAAAGTTCTCAAATTCACTCAGGAAACATTGAATTTAACCTTAGCTGTTTCATCCTTGGACAAATAG
- the yajC gene encoding preprotein translocase subunit YajC, whose amino-acid sequence MYTIQLLASSFFFFAQDAGADSTKSSFQTLLIIPIMLVAMYFLVILPNKKEDKKRKEMIANLQKGDTVVTNSGLHGKIVEFKDNNETVVINISANTNVTFETSAIQKKK is encoded by the coding sequence ATGTATACAATCCAATTACTCGCATCCTCATTTTTCTTCTTCGCGCAAGACGCAGGAGCAGATAGCACAAAGTCTTCCTTTCAAACACTTCTGATCATTCCGATCATGTTAGTTGCCATGTATTTTCTGGTGATCCTTCCCAATAAAAAGGAAGATAAAAAAAGAAAAGAAATGATCGCAAATTTGCAAAAAGGCGACACAGTAGTGACTAATAGCGGACTCCACGGAAAGATTGTAGAGTTCAAAGACAATAATGAAACAGTTGTTATTAACATCAGTGCCAATACAAACGTTACATTCGAAACCTCAGCAATTCAAAAAAAGAAATAG
- a CDS encoding SRP-less Sec system protein, protein MKNSSVTILLTFAISWQIMAQDSLDFLDKVNDKPKSTATVKQKEEAATTTVTKKVTDKAVATTSTKKKRSKKKKAASLAAETNSNLNPNPVQTNPNQTAVIPVNPEPKNLSEPVLKVEEEVSVSGLWIDPKIYVEPDGLPGFGGDATLVRSQNPDDKSLGNSVSTVASKPLFSFSEFFDKYKKAMLILGFIILFAFYRLRMARPSSSSNNRPYRR, encoded by the coding sequence ATGAAAAACTCCTCTGTCACAATCTTGCTAACATTTGCTATCTCTTGGCAGATTATGGCACAGGATTCTCTTGATTTTTTAGATAAGGTGAACGATAAGCCCAAGTCGACTGCTACCGTAAAACAAAAAGAAGAAGCTGCAACAACAACCGTTACCAAAAAGGTTACGGATAAAGCTGTTGCTACTACTTCCACCAAGAAGAAAAGATCTAAGAAGAAAAAAGCGGCATCACTTGCTGCGGAAACAAATTCCAATTTGAATCCCAACCCGGTTCAAACCAATCCCAATCAAACTGCTGTTATTCCCGTAAATCCTGAACCGAAAAATCTATCCGAGCCTGTCTTGAAAGTAGAGGAAGAGGTTTCCGTTTCAGGACTTTGGATTGACCCGAAGATTTATGTGGAGCCGGACGGACTTCCCGGTTTTGGCGGGGATGCTACTTTAGTTCGTTCTCAAAATCCAGATGACAAATCGCTTGGAAATTCCGTATCGACAGTTGCAAGCAAACCTTTGTTCAGTTTCTCCGAATTTTTTGATAAATACAAAAAAGCAATGTTGATTCTTGGTTTTATCATACTATTTGCATTCTATCGATTGCGAATGGCAAGACCTAGCTCAAGTTCCAACAACCGCCCGTATAGAAGATAA